From the Thermus brockianus genome, the window GCTGGACCTCCCCGTCCTTCATCACCACGATGCGGTGGCCCAGGGTCATGGCCTCCACCTGGTCGTGGGTCACGTAGATGGTGGTGACCCCAAGCCGCCTTTGCAGCTTGGCGATCTCGGCCCGCATCTCCACCCTCAGCTTGGCGTCCAGGTTGGAAAGGGGCTCGTCCATGAGGAAGACCTTGGGCTCCCGGACAATGGCCCTACCCATGGCCACCCGCTGCCTCTGGCCGCCCGAGAGCTCCCGGGGCTTGCGGTTTAGGAGGTGCTCAATCTTCAGGATGCGGGCCGCCTCCTTTACCCTGCGGTCAATCTCGTCCTTGGGGTAGCGCCGTAGGCGCAACCCAAAGGCCATGTTCTCGTACACGTTCATGTGGGGGTAAAGGGCGTAGTTCTGGAAGACCATGGCGATGTCCCGGTCCTTGGGGGGGACATCGTTCACCAGGCGGTCGCCGATGTAAATCTTGCCCTCGGAAACCTCCTCGAGGCCCGCGATCATGCGCAACGTGGTGGTCTTGCCGCAACCCGAAGGCCCCACGAAGACCACGAACTCCCCGTCCTCCGTTTCCAGGTTGAAGTCCTTGACCGCCACCACCTTGCCGAAGCGCTTCCAAACGTGCTCCAGCTTGACCTTGGCCATCCTAACCTCCTTGGCCCCGCGCTTTGAGCCCTTTGGCCCATCGGGGGTTCGCCGCCATTTTAGCAGGCCTTTCACAGGGGCAAGGTAAAGAGGGATCGTGGCGCCAGCCACAAGGGATTAATGGAGGTGCCTATGCTGCAAGGGTTTAAGAACTTCCTCATGCGGGGCAATGTGGTGGATTTGGCGGTGGCGGTCGTCATCGGCGGCGCCTTTGGCCAGGTGGTGAACTCCTTGGTGGCGGACGTCCTCACCCCCCTGGTCGGGGCTTTGGGGGGTGTGCCGGACTTCTCCGCCCTCAAGCTTGGCCCCATCGCCCTCGGCAAGTTTATCAACGCCCTCTTGAACTTCGTGGTGGTGGCGGCGGCCATCTACTTCGTGGTGGTGGTGCCCATGCAGGCGGTGCAAAGGCGCCTGAAGAAGGAGGAAGCGCCGGCGGCCCCGCCCGAGCCCCCGGAGGAGGTCAGGCTTCTTCGGGAGATTTTGGAGGAGTTGCGGAAGAAGGCCTAAGCCGGTTCCAGAAAAATAGGGCCAGGTACCCGAGGCCGAGCTCCGGCCTTGGGTTAAGGCTTACGGAAAGGGCGAAGGCGTGGAAGAGGAGGCTTTCTAGGGCGTGGCGGGGGCTTCGGCGGAGGAGGTCCTTGAGGGCGGGGCCCTGCCGGAAGGCCAAAAGGGCGAGGTAGGGGAGGTAGGGCCAGGGCCCCGTGGGGAGGCCCAAGGCGGAAAGCCCCAAGGAGGCGAAGGCCAAGGCCCTTAAGGGGGGCAAGGGGTCGGGCCTTAGGGCGCGGAGCTCTTGCCAAAGGAGGCTTTCCTCCCCGGGCCAGGGAGCTTTGAGGAGGAGAAGGCGCTTTCCCTCGTGCCCTCCCAGGTAGACCCCCGGGTCGGGGACCACGCCCAAGGGGAGGAGGTGGGCGGGGTTTTCCCGGAGGGTTTGGTGGAGGAGGGGGTCCAATGGGGCGCCGTCCACCAGGAACCAGGTGTGGGGCCTTCCCGAAAGGAGGAAGCCCAAGGCCCTTTCCACCTTGTGCCCCCGGTGGGCCAGAATCCCCGGCCAGGCCTCCGGGGGTTCTTGGAGGAGGGCCCTGCGCCAAGGGGGGGTTTCCCGCACGGGGTAGGACTTGAGCCGGAACCTCAGCTCCAGGGCCTCCCCCTCCCTCAGGGCGAAGCGGGCCCAGAGGGTGCCCCGGGCCTCGTAGGCCTCGAGGGGCTTTTGCGAGAGGAAGACCCCGGCCACCTCCTGCCCGGGAAGGCTTTGGGGGAGGGGCAGGAGGTACTCGCCCGGGGCGTGGGGGAGGAAGCGGAGGGCCAGGTCCACGGGTCTACGATACACTTTTCCCATGGAGTGGCTCCTGACCCCTGGTCCCGTGCGGCTCCACCCCAAGGCCCTGGAGGCCCTATCCCGGCCCCAGCTCCACCACCGCACCGAGCCCGCCCGGGCCCTCTTTTTGGAGGCCCGTTCCCTTCTCAAGCGGGCTTTCGGCACGGAAGGGGAGGTCCTCCTCCTCACGGGAAGCGGCACCCTGGCCATGGAGGCCTTGGCGCAGAACCTCTTCGCCCCCGGGGAGCGGGTCTTGGTCCCCGTTTACGGCAAGTTCTCCGAGCGCTTTTACGAGATCGCCCTGGCGGCGGGGCTTAGGGCGGAGCGCTTGGACCTTCCCTATGGCCGGGTGCCCCGCCCCGAGGACGTGGCCCAAAGGGGGTTTCAAGGGCTTCTCCTCGTCCACTCCGAGACCTCCACCGGGGCCTTGGTGGACCTTCCCGCCCTGGCCCGGGCCTTTAAGGAGGCGAACCCCGAGGGCCTGGTGGGGGCGGACATGGTGACGAGCCTGCTCGTGCGGGAGGTGGCCCTGGAGGCTTACGGGGTGGACGCCGCCGTTTCGGGAAGCCAAAAGGGCCTCATGTGCCCCCCGGGCCTCGGCTTCGTGGCCCTCTCCCCAAGGGCCCTGGAGCGTCTAAAGCCTAGGTGTTACTACCTAGACCTCGCCCGGGAGCTCAAGGCCCAGCGGGAAGGGGAAAGCGCTTGGACCCCGGCCATCAACCTGGTGGGGGCGGTCAAGGCGGTGCTGGAGGCGGTGATGCCCCACCTGGAAGCGCACCTCGCCTTGAAGGCGTGGCAAAACGCCCTCCTCTACCAGGTGGGGGAGGCGCTTGGGCTAAGGCCCGTCCCCGAGGTGAAAAGCCCCGCCGTGGCCGCCTTCTACCTGCCCGAGGGGGTGTCCTACGGGGCGGTGAAGGAGGCCTTCGCCCGGCGGAACGCGGTGATCGCCGGGGGGCAGGGGCCCCTAAAGGGCAGGATCTTCCGCCTCTCCCTCATGGGGGCCTACGACCGGTACGAGGCCTTGGGGGTGGCGGCCCTCTTCAGGGAAGCCTTGGCCGATATTCTTCCACCCTCTTGAGCATCTCTTCCCGGGTGTAGACCGCCCGGGCGCCCCCGATGAGCTTGGGCCGGGTCTTGGCGGCGATGAGGACCGCCTCGCCCAGCTTGCGCACGGAAAGGCGCAGGGGCACGGCCACGGGCCTTAGGTGCATGCCGATGAGCACCCCGCCGATGTCCATCCCCCCGTGGGCCTGGGCCTTGAGGGACTCCACCATCACCGGGTCTTGGAAGCGGAGGAAGGCCGCCGTGGCCAAGGCCCCCCCGGCCTTGGGATGGGGGAAGACGGTGACCTCCTCCAGGCCGTAGGCCCGGGCCGTTTCCTTTTCCACCACCAGGGCGCGGTTCAGGTGCTCGCACCCCTGGACGGCCACGTGAACGCCCCGCTCCAAGAGGGGCGGCAGAAGCCCCTCCAGGATGGCCTCGGCGGCCTCGAGGCTCGGCCTTGTGCCCACCCTTTCCCCCAAGACCTCGCTGGTGGACCCCCCGAGGACGAAGAGGCTTCCCCTAGGCATGGGGAAAAGCTCCAAAAATTCCCGGATGGCCGCCTCCGCCTGCCGCTTCAGGCCTTCCATGCCTTAAGCCTAGCCTAGCGTGAGGAGGTCCAGGAGGATGAAGAGGAACATTCCCAGGCTCACCCCCACGTTGGCCTGGAAGAAGGCCACCTCCACCCGGGAAAGGTCCTTGGGGGTTACCAGGCGGTGCTCCCAAAGGAGGAGCCCCCCCACCAGGAGAAGCCCCAGGTGGTAGGCCCACCCCGCCCCGTAGCTAAGCCCCGCCATCAGGAAGGCGAGCCAGGCGAGGAGGTGGGTGGCCCGGGCCACGAGGAGGGCCTTGGGGATGCCGAAGCGGGCCGGGATGCTCTTCACCCCATGGGCCCGGTCAAAGGCGTAGTCCTGGGTGGCGTAGAGGATGTCAAAGCCGGCGATCCAAAGCCCCACCCCTGCCCAAAGCCAGTAGGCGGTGGGGGCGAAGCTCCCCGTGACGGCGATCCACCCCCCAGGGGCGGCGGCCCCGATGGTGAGGCCGAGGACGTAGTGGCAGAGCCAGGTGAAGCGCTTGGTGTAGCTGTAGGCGGTGAGGAAGAAGACGGCCACGGGCAGGAGCCTGGCCGTGAGGGGGTTCAAGGCGAGCCCGGCGTAGACCAAAAGGGCGAGGCCCACCAGGGCGAGGACGAGGGTTTCCCAAGGCTTGACGAGCCCCTTGGGCAGGTGGCGGTTCTGCGTGCGGGGGTTTAGGGCGTCGATCCGCCAGTCTATGAGCCGGTTGAGGGCCATGGCCATGGTCCTCGCCCCCACCATGGCCAGGGTGACGAGGAGGAAGGTGCGCCAACCCGGCCAGCCCCCCGCCGCCAGGAGCATCCCGGCGTAGGCGAAGGGGAGGGCGAACAGGGTGTGCTCAAAGCGCACCAGCTCCAGGTAGAGCCTGAGGCGGTTCACCCCTTCCGAACCTCCAGGATGCGGTTTTGCCCATCCACCAGGACCACCGTGGGCTTGAGGCTCCGGGCCTCCTCCTCGTCAAAGATCCCGTAGGCCACGAGGATTACCAGGTCGCCGGGCTTCACCAGGTGGGCGGCGGCCCCGTTGATCTGGACCACCCCCGAGCCCCTTGGGCCCGGCAGGGCATAGGTGGTAAGGCGGGCCCCGTTGGTGATGTCGTAGATGTCCACCTGCTCGTAGGGCAGGATGCCGGCGGCGTCCAGGAGGTCTTGGTCCACGGTCACCGAGCCCACGTAGTGGAGGTCGGCCTGGGTCACGGTGGCCCGGTGGATTTTGGCGTGGAACATCACCCTCTTCACGGGGTCTAAGTTTATCCCGCCTCGAGGCCCTCGGGAAGCGCCCCCTCCACGAAAAGGGTCTTGGCCTGGGTGTAGAGCACCTGGCCGGGAGGGGCTTTGCGGGGCCGCCAGACGTGCTTCTTGCGGGTGTAGTCCACGGGCACCTGCCGTTCGCCCCGGGCCTTGGAGTGGTAGGCGGCAAGCCTAGCGGCGAAGAGGAGGTCCTCCAGGGGTGGGTTTTTCCCTTCTACCTTGAGGATCACGTGGCTTCCCGGTACCCCTTGGGCGTGGAACCAGAGGTCCTCGGAGTGGGCCGTGCGGGTGAGGAGGTCGTTTTCCTTGGCGTTCCGCCCCACGAGGACGGGAAAGCCCGAAGGGGAGGTGTAGCGGAGGCCAAGCCTGGGGCCCTTTTCCCCCTTGGGCTTCCGGGTGAGGGCGAGGAGTTCCGTTAGGTCCGCCTGGGCGATGCGGGCCATCTCCCCTTCCAGCTCCGCTATCCGGGCCTCCGTCTTGGGGATGAGGTCCAAAGCCCTTTCCGCCAGCTCCTCCAGGCGCCGGGCCCTTTCATAGAGCTTCTTGGCGTTTTCCTGGGGGGGAGGGCAGGGTCTAGGGGGATTTCCACGGGGTGGCCGTCAAACCCCTTTAGGACCACCTTGGCTTGCCCCTTGGGTACCTCCTTGAGGCGGGCGAGGAGGAGGTCGGCCTTTTGCCGAAGGGCCTCGGCCTCCTCCAGGCGGGCGAGGGCCTTTTCGTAGTCGGCGAGCCGGGCCCTGAGGGTGCGCACCTCCCGGGCCAGGGCATCGAGAAGGGGCTTCCTCAGGGCCTCCTTCTCCTCCTCCTGCCACCTGGCCCGGAGCTCCTCAGAAAGCGCCGTGCGCAGGGAGGGGTCCTCCACAAGGCCCTTGAGGGCCCGGTGGAGGAGGGCGAGCCCGGCCTCCCCTAGGGGGCTTTCCGGCGTGAGGCCCGCCCGGCGGGCCAGCTCCCGCATAAGCTCCAGGCCCACCCCATCCACGTGGCGCACCACCTCCTTGAGGGGCTTCCCCAGGAGGACCCTTAGGTCTTCCTCCGTGAGGGTTCTCGGGTCCAGCTTGGCGTAGGGGGTGGGGGGTGTAGGGGAGGCCGGGCTTGAGTTCCCGGTAGCGGTTCACCTCCTGGGTGATGACCCGGTCCACCCCCAGGAGGATGCCCTTCTCGTCCAGAAGGAGGAGGTTGGCGTTCCGCCCCGTGGCCTCAAAGACCAGGACGGAGGGCGGGGTGTCCACGAAGCCCTTTTCCCCGGCGAAGTGCAGGAAGACCACCCGGTCCAGCTTC encodes:
- a CDS encoding ABC transporter ATP-binding protein, with product MAKVKLEHVWKRFGKVVAVKDFNLETEDGEFVVFVGPSGCGKTTTLRMIAGLEEVSEGKIYIGDRLVNDVPPKDRDIAMVFQNYALYPHMNVYENMAFGLRLRRYPKDEIDRRVKEAARILKIEHLLNRKPRELSGGQRQRVAMGRAIVREPKVFLMDEPLSNLDAKLRVEMRAEIAKLQRRLGVTTIYVTHDQVEAMTLGHRIVVMKDGEVQQVDTPLNLYDFPANRFVAGFIGSPSMNFIRARVEAQGEKVYLGAPGFRIRTNAILGQALRPYAGKEVWMGIRPEHLGLKGYTVIPEEENVIRGEVEVAEPLGAETEIHVSVDGTVLVAKVDGHAPVKPGDKVELLADTSRLHAFDVETERTIGHAQEKAAVAR
- the mscL gene encoding large conductance mechanosensitive channel protein MscL, producing the protein MLQGFKNFLMRGNVVDLAVAVVIGGAFGQVVNSLVADVLTPLVGALGGVPDFSALKLGPIALGKFINALLNFVVVAAAIYFVVVVPMQAVQRRLKKEEAPAAPPEPPEEVRLLREILEELRKKA
- a CDS encoding pyridoxal-phosphate-dependent aminotransferase family protein, translated to MEWLLTPGPVRLHPKALEALSRPQLHHRTEPARALFLEARSLLKRAFGTEGEVLLLTGSGTLAMEALAQNLFAPGERVLVPVYGKFSERFYEIALAAGLRAERLDLPYGRVPRPEDVAQRGFQGLLLVHSETSTGALVDLPALARAFKEANPEGLVGADMVTSLLVREVALEAYGVDAAVSGSQKGLMCPPGLGFVALSPRALERLKPRCYYLDLARELKAQREGESAWTPAINLVGAVKAVLEAVMPHLEAHLALKAWQNALLYQVGEALGLRPVPEVKSPAVAAFYLPEGVSYGAVKEAFARRNAVIAGGQGPLKGRIFRLSLMGAYDRYEALGVAALFREALADILPPS
- a CDS encoding TIGR01440 family protein — protein: MEGLKRQAEAAIREFLELFPMPRGSLFVLGGSTSEVLGERVGTRPSLEAAEAILEGLLPPLLERGVHVAVQGCEHLNRALVVEKETARAYGLEEVTVFPHPKAGGALATAAFLRFQDPVMVESLKAQAHGGMDIGGVLIGMHLRPVAVPLRLSVRKLGEAVLIAAKTRPKLIGGARAVYTREEMLKRVEEYRPRLP
- the mqnP gene encoding menaquinone biosynthesis prenyltransferase MqnP, coding for MNRLRLYLELVRFEHTLFALPFAYAGMLLAAGGWPGWRTFLLVTLAMVGARTMAMALNRLIDWRIDALNPRTQNRHLPKGLVKPWETLVLALVGLALLVYAGLALNPLTARLLPVAVFFLTAYSYTKRFTWLCHYVLGLTIGAAAPGGWIAVTGSFAPTAYWLWAGVGLWIAGFDILYATQDYAFDRAHGVKSIPARFGIPKALLVARATHLLAWLAFLMAGLSYGAGWAYHLGLLLVGGLLLWEHRLVTPKDLSRVEVAFFQANVGVSLGMFLFILLDLLTLG
- the panD gene encoding aspartate 1-decarboxylase; this encodes MFHAKIHRATVTQADLHYVGSVTVDQDLLDAAGILPYEQVDIYDITNGARLTTYALPGPRGSGVVQINGAAAHLVKPGDLVILVAYGIFDEEEARSLKPTVVLVDGQNRILEVRKG
- a CDS encoding NFACT RNA binding domain-containing protein, which encodes MDLIPKTEARIAELEGEMARIAQADLTELLALTRKPKGEKGPRLGLRYTSPSGFPVLVGRNAKENDLLTRTAHSEDLWFHAQGVPGSHVILKVEGKNPPLEDLLFAARLAAYHSKARGERQVPVDYTRKKHVWRPRKAPPGQVLYTQAKTLFVEGALPEGLEAG
- a CDS encoding NFACT family protein, giving the protein MEDPSLRTALSEELRARWQEEEKEALRKPLLDALAREVRTLRARLADYEKALARLEEAEALRQKADLLLARLKEVPKGQAKVVLKGFDGHPVEIPLDPALPPRKTPRSSMKGPGAWRSWRKGLWTSSPRRRPG
- a CDS encoding NFACT family protein, which gives rise to MEGLLIHALLRGLLPELPALNLGLAFPNEGTLAVLLKGQSGRIFNLVLHYRPPNPSLVLEEGTLLGEPKTPFQRQLSARVKGPLVAAEQLKLDRVVFLHFAGEKGFVDTPPSVLVFEATGRNANLLLLDEKGILLGVDRVITQEVNRYRELKPGLPYTPHPLRQAGPENPHGGRPKGPPGEAPQGGGAPRGWGGPGAYAGAGPPGGPHAGKPPRGGRARPPPPGPQGPCGGPLPAHGAF